TGGCGAGGTCTGTGTCGAGTACATTTTTGGCCTCAAAGGGGTCCAGCCCTACCGTTATTTGTATGTCCTGCTGGTGTTTATCGGGGCCGTGGCCAATCTGGATCTGGTCTGGACCTTCTCCGATGTGATGAACGGGCTTATGATTGTGCCCAACCTGATCGCCTTGTTGGTCCTCAGTCCGGTCATCTTCAAATTGTGTCAGCAGTATTTTGCCAACAATAAATAAGCGCACCGCCTTATAAAGGGCGATTGCCCGAGACGATGGTCCCAGCCGCCCTGGCGTTGCTTGCAACGCCAGGGCGGCTTTTTGTGGATGGCGTGTCGAGTTGGTCTGCGACGGGAGGTGGGCTGTTATTTACCGGGTTCTGAGATTGTGTCCTCTGCCTGCAAAAACTCGCTTGAAGGCATCGTAAGGCTCCTGCCTGCCGCGAATGGGGGTGCCGATAGAGCAGAGGGACGCTGCGCCGTTTACGAATTCGACCGTCTGGGCCTTTCAGTTCGAGCCCCCGGGGTATGCCTTGCCAGCAGGCAAAGCAACAGCTATATTTTTTGTTTGAGCAGACGCTAACCTCGAGGAGAGCGCATGACCCAAAGCGCCCATGACATAGTAGCTGATTACGCCCGCGAGGGGCTGGCGCTCAGGGAGCGTTTTTTTACCAGCAACGCGGAAGCGATCGCAGCGCTTGGATTGAATATAGCCGTTTGTCTGGCCAAAGGCGGCAAAATTTTGTTGTGCGGCAATGGCGGAAGTGCGGCGGACGCGCAGCATCTGGCAGCAGAATTCGTCAACCGGTTCCAGATCGAGCGACCGCCGCTGCCCGCTATTGCTTTGACCACGGACAGTTCCATTCTCACGGCCATCGGGAACGACAGCAGTTTTGACGAGGTCTTTGTTAAGCAAGTCAAGGCCCTGGGTCGTCCTGGAGATGTCCTGCTCGGGATTTCCACGTCGGGCAAGAGTGCCAATGTCAATGCGGCATTGGCCGCGGCCCGGGAAGGCCAATTGGGCACGGTGGGCTTAGCGGGCAAGGACGGCGGGGCGATGGCCGATCTCTGCGACACCTTGTTGGTCGTGGATCACGACAGCACGCCGCTGATTCAAGAAGTCCAGATCGCCGTGGGCCATATGGTCTGCCGACTGGTGGACTACTACCTGTTTGAGGCCGTGGTGGAATTGCAGCCGTATCTCGAATAATTTGTTTCGCATGGGGAGGGTCGCAGACACTCCTCAGGTGCGAGCAAGGCGGCAAGCCGTTGCCCGCGACCAAGGCGGCAGCGGCGTTTGATTTTTTGCCGTCGCTGCCCGGGATTGAGCGAAAACTGTGAGCCAGGACGTTTCACAGCACTCAGCCGCGACCGGGAAAGACCGGTCCCGGTTTTTCCTGCCAAGTGCGGGAGCCAGAAAGGAGAATATGTATGCCTATTTATGAATATTGTTGTCGCAAATGCGGAGCGCAATTTGAAGAACTGGTTTTCGGGGCCAATGCGGTGATCAACTGCCCGCAATGCGGCACCGACCAGACCGAAAAACTGATGTCCAGTTGCCGGGCCAAGTTCGGAGGCGGTGGGAGTGATGACGGTCCGGGGCAGGCCTCGCTCCCATCCTCTGGCGGCGGCTGTGCCGGGTGTTCCGGCGGCAGCTGCTCGACGTGCGGCTAATTTGGTCACCACGTTTGGGTGACACTGGGCCTCTTGATTTGAGGCGCTTTGGAGTCTGGAAAGGGGGGCAGCCCCGCAACGACTCGTACCCAGCGTTTTTGTCCGCAGTGCGGCAGACGCGAATCGATTTGCAAAGGAGGGAGAGTGCGAAGCCTGACAATCGCCACACGGGGCAGTAAATTGGCGCTCTGGCAAGCCAATCACATCAAGGGCCGCCTGGAAGAAAGATACCCCGGTATTGAAGTTCACCTCGAGGTTATCAAGACCCAGGGCGACAAGATCCTGGACGTGCCGTTGGCCAAAATCGGCGGCAAGGCCTTGTTCGTCAAAGAGATTGAAGAGGCCATGCTCGATGGGCGGGCTGATCTTGCCGTGCATTCCATGAAGGATGTCCCAGCTGAATTGCCCGAGGGATTGACCCTGGGAGTCATTCCCCAACGCGAGGACTACACCGACTGCCTTTTGAGCCAGCACTACACGACTCTGGAAGAGATACCTGAGGGCGCGACCATCGGGACCAGCAGTCTACGCCGCAAGACCCAATTGCTGCGTCTGCGTCCGGACCTGGTGATCCAGGACCTGCGTGGCAATCTCGATACCCGCATCCGTAAGCTGGAAGAGGGGATGTTTGACGCCATTGTCGTGGCCTCGGCCGGTTTGCGCCGGTTGCAGACAGGGGCCAGGTACATGACCGAACTGGCGCCGCCGCAATTCCTTCCCGCCGTGGGACAGGGGGCGCTGGGCATCGAATATCCTGAAGACCGCAAGGATCTCGAGGAAATGCTCGGGTTTCTGGACCACCCCCCGACCCGTTTTTGCGTCTTGACCGAACGCGCCTTTCTCCACCGCCTTGAAGGCGGTTGCCAGGTACCCATCGGGGGGCACGCCGTCATGAGTGAATCGAACAAGCTCCACCTCGATTGTTTTGTGGCCGACCTGCACGGTCAGCAATGCCTGCGCCGGGAGGGCGAGGCCAAACCCAAAGACGGCGTAGCCTTGGGGCAGCGATTGGCGGACGACATCCTGGCCTCCGGCGGAGCTGAGATTCTGCGGGAAATTTACGCCTGCGATGACGAGTAGCGTTCGGCAGCTGCTCGGTCCTGCCGCACCCGCGTCCGTGGACGTCGGGGGAGGCTAGATTACCTTGGCCAGGGTCCAGCCGGCTTGCGTGGAGACCGTTTCCTCAGCTGGAGGTTGCCAATCCCCCAATGAGCAGACAGCTGCAATACGTTCAAACTCGGACGCAGGAATACATGCGTTGCGACCGTGAACTTGTTGCGCCGTCCCTTGGGGTTTTTTGAACGACCTGCGGTGTACGGAATGTTTCAACAGTCAGTTCGCCCATCCCGGAACGCACTCTGCGGCCAACTTATCGTGACAAGTGACATCCTGTTTGCATGAAGCGTATGCCCCAAGATCTTCTTCCCCCACGGGTTTTTCTGGCCGGTGTTGATGCGCATCAGCGCATTGAGGATGTTCTGCGCGAGGTGGGTCCACAGTGGCGGGAGGACCTCACGCATTGGGGACCGTGGCAGGAAGCAGACCCGATCTCCGGTATTCCCGGCCTGTGTTTTGCCGCGGCCAAGCCGGTTGCCAGCCCGGTGGTCGTGGTGCCGCGGTGTGCTTCAAGTCTCGATCTTCTCTCCCGTGCAACTGCCGTGTTGCCCCCCTGGGGAAGTGTCCTGGCTGTGCACCAGTCAGCCGGTCGCGGCCAACTCCGGCGGCGATGGTGGTCCCAGGCCGGCAATATCCTGGCCGCTGTGCGCTGGCCGCAGCCGCCTGCTGCTGTAGAACCGCTTCTGCCTTTGATGATCGGCCTGAGTCTGGCGGGCGCCTTTCGAGAACTCGGTGTCGCGCTTGCAATCAAATGGCCCAATGATCTGGTCTGGCAAGGTCGCAAGGTGGGGGGGGTGCTTGTCGAGGAGCGCTCGGACTGCCTTGCAGCGGGTATCGGGATCAATCTGGTCCAGGCCCCTGATGCTTCCATGCTGCGCGATCCGTGGGCGTATCCAGCGACGAGTCTGGCGGCTCTCGGCCGGTATTTCAGGCCGCTGACGCTCTGGCAGGACCTTGTGAATCGGGCACAGAATTGGTACATGAAGGATTTATGCGAGCAGACGTCTTCGGATCTGGTGGCGCTGCTGCACACCTTTTTGGCCGGGTGGCGTGAGCAGGTGCGCGTTCTTCCCACAGGTCAATCTCCGTTTACCGGCGTACTGAGCGGTATCGCTCCCGACGGTGCGCTGCGCATCACCACCGCCTCAGGTGTAGCGACCCTCTCCAGCGGGAGCTATACATTGTTTCCCACCACTGATTGACGAGCGTGGCCCGAGAGATTGCGGTCCATCAGGCGAACCGTCACGTTCGGAGCGCAAACGAGGTATGAATGCAGGAAAAATCTTTTGAGCAGGTATTAGAAGAATTGCGCGGCCAGCCGATTCTGGTGGCCAACCGCGGCATTCCGGCACGCCGGATCGCCCGCTCGATCCGGGAAGTCTTCAAGGGCGTTCCGATCATGACGGCCACAGAGGTCGACAAAACCGCCCCATTTACCACCGGCGCCCAGGAATTGCTCTTGCTGGGGTCAAGCCCGCAGGCCTATCTGGATGTGGATTTGATTATCCGCCGGGCCAAGGCGCGCGGGGTCAAAGCGATCCACCCCGGCTGGGGGTTCGCCTCTGAAGATGAGGCCTTCCCGGAAAAATGCCGAGCCGCTGGCCTGGTGTTTATCGGTCCGCCTTCCAGACCGATGCATATCCTGGGCAACAAGGTCCAGGTCCGCAATCTGGCCAAAGAGCACGGGGTCCCTGTCGTTCCGGGGTCTGACGGTGCGGTGAGCATTGACGAGGCCCGCCGGATTGCCGAGGACATCGATTTTCCGATCATGCTCAAGGCTGAAGGGGGCGGCGGAGGGCGCGGCATTTACGAAGTCTACCAGCAAAGCGAACTCGAACGCGCCTTTGCCAAAGCCTCCTCCCTGGCCCAAGCCTCCTTTGGCAACCCCCGCCTGTATGTCGAAAAGCTCCTGACCTCGATCCGGCACATCGAAATCCAGGTCATCGCCGACCAGCACGGGAATGTCTTCGCCTTTGACGAACGCGACTGCACCGTTCAGCGCAATCACCAGAAGCTCGTCGAGATCACGCCCTCGCCCTGGCCGGTGATGACTGAGGAGTTGCGCGAACGGCTCAAGGAGTACTCCCGTCGCCTGGTCAGCGCTGTGGGCTACCATTCCCTGGCCACCGTCGAATTCCTGGTGGACATGGAGGGCAATCCCTACCTGATCGAGGTCAATACCCGGCTTCAGGTGGAGCACGGCATCACCGAGTGCCGCTATGGCATCGACTTGGTCGAGGAACAGATAGCGGTGGCTTTTGGCGCCAAACTCCGTCTGGACGATGCCAAGCCTTGTCCCGGGAACCACGCCTTGCAGGTGCGCATCAACTGCGAAGACCCGCAGGACGGTTTCGCGCCCAATGCCGGGCGCATCACCCGCTACCTCTCTCCAGGCGGACAGGGGGTCCGTGTGGATTCCTGTCTTGCCGCCGGGTATGAATTCCCTTCCCAGTACGATTCGGCAGCCTCCCTGCTCATCGCCTACGGCCGGGACTGGAGCAAGGTCCTCGGGGTCATGGAGCGGGCTCTGAGCGAATATGTTATTTCCGGGGTCAAAACGACCATTTCCTTTCACCAGCGGATTATTGCCAATCCGCAATTCCGGTCCGGCGATTACGATACGACCTTTGTGGGCAAGACGCCGCAATTGCTCGAATACGTCAGCAAGGAGGCGGAAGCGCAGCGTCTGGGCCGACTGGTTTGCGAAATTTCGGCCTACGGCCACAATCCCTTTGTCCAACTCGGGGAATACCGGGGCCGTTCGGACAAGCGCCTCGGTGCCCTTGACGTGGTCCAGCCGGAGGTCGATTTCGACGCCATCGAATCGCCGTATCCCCGGGGAGACCGTCAGGCCTTGCTCGATTATGTCCGGGATACTGAGCATGTCCATTTCACGGACACCACGACCAGGGACATCACCCAGTCCAACAGTGGCAACCGGTTCCGCCTGGCCGAGGACCGGCTCATCGGCCCCTATCTGGACAATTGCGGATTCTTCTCCTTGGAAAACGGTGGCGGGGCCCACTTCCACGTGGCCATGCTGGCGAACATGACCTATCCCTTCACCGAAGCCAGGGAATGGAACGAGTTCGCTCCCAAGACCCCGAAGCAGATCCTGATCCGGTCGACCAACGTTCTGGGCTACAAGCCCCAGCCCAAAAATCTGATGCAGCGCACCGGGGAGATGATCTGCGAGCATTACGATATCATCCGCTGTTTTGATTTTCTGAACCATATCGAGAATATGCGGCCCTTTGCCGAAGTGGCGGCCAATACCCGGGGCAATGTTTTTGAACCAGCCTTGTCGTTGTCCTGGACCAAGGGGTTTGATGTCGACCATTACATGCAGGCCACCGAGGCCGTGGTCCGGCTCATGGCCGATGTGACTGGCAAGGATCCCAGGCAGGCCACGCGGGTCTTCTCCCTCGGACTCAAGGATATGGCCGGGGTCTGCCCGCCGCGCTTTATCCGCGAACTGGTGCGGCGCATCCGAAGCACCTATCCCGAACTCGTGGTCCACTACCACCGGCACTACACCGATGGATTGTTTGTGCCGGCAGTCGGCGCTGCTGCCGAAGCCGGAGCCCATATCGTGGATACGGCCATTGGCGCCACCGTGCGCTGGTACGGCCAGGGCGAGGTGCTTTCCACGGCGGCTTATATTGAGGACGAGATCGGTCGTGCGACCAATCTGAACAAGGACATGATCCGCGATTGCAATTTCGTCGCCAAGCAGATCATGCCCTATTACGACCGGTATACCGCCCCCTACTTCCAGGGGATCGACTACGATGTCGTGGAGCACGGTATGCCCGGGGGCGCGACCTCCTCTTCCCAGGAAGGGGCCATGAAGCAGGGGTATATCCATCTTTTGCCCTATATGCTCCGCTTTTTGGCCGGGACCCGGAAGATTGTGCGTTACCACGATGTGACCCCCGGCTCCCAGATTACCTGGAACACGGCGTTTCTGGCCGTGACCGGGGCCTTTAAGCGCGACGGGGAAAAGGGGGTGCAGCGGCTGCTGCGCATCCTGGAATCGGTGGTGACCACCCCTGAGGATTCCTTGTCTGAAGCCCTGCGCAAAGCGCGCCTCGAACTCTATCAGGACAGCAACGACGCCTTTCGGCAATTGTTGCTGGGCCGTT
The sequence above is drawn from the Desulfohalobium retbaense DSM 5692 genome and encodes:
- a CDS encoding D-sedoheptulose 7-phosphate isomerase, which codes for MTQSAHDIVADYAREGLALRERFFTSNAEAIAALGLNIAVCLAKGGKILLCGNGGSAADAQHLAAEFVNRFQIERPPLPAIALTTDSSILTAIGNDSSFDEVFVKQVKALGRPGDVLLGISTSGKSANVNAALAAAREGQLGTVGLAGKDGGAMADLCDTLLVVDHDSTPLIQEVQIAVGHMVCRLVDYYLFEAVVELQPYLE
- a CDS encoding FmdB family zinc ribbon protein — its product is MPIYEYCCRKCGAQFEELVFGANAVINCPQCGTDQTEKLMSSCRAKFGGGGSDDGPGQASLPSSGGGCAGCSGGSCSTCG
- the hemC gene encoding hydroxymethylbilane synthase, translating into MRSLTIATRGSKLALWQANHIKGRLEERYPGIEVHLEVIKTQGDKILDVPLAKIGGKALFVKEIEEAMLDGRADLAVHSMKDVPAELPEGLTLGVIPQREDYTDCLLSQHYTTLEEIPEGATIGTSSLRRKTQLLRLRPDLVIQDLRGNLDTRIRKLEEGMFDAIVVASAGLRRLQTGARYMTELAPPQFLPAVGQGALGIEYPEDRKDLEEMLGFLDHPPTRFCVLTERAFLHRLEGGCQVPIGGHAVMSESNKLHLDCFVADLHGQQCLRREGEAKPKDGVALGQRLADDILASGGAEILREIYACDDE
- a CDS encoding biotin--[acetyl-CoA-carboxylase] ligase — its product is MPQDLLPPRVFLAGVDAHQRIEDVLREVGPQWREDLTHWGPWQEADPISGIPGLCFAAAKPVASPVVVVPRCASSLDLLSRATAVLPPWGSVLAVHQSAGRGQLRRRWWSQAGNILAAVRWPQPPAAVEPLLPLMIGLSLAGAFRELGVALAIKWPNDLVWQGRKVGGVLVEERSDCLAAGIGINLVQAPDASMLRDPWAYPATSLAALGRYFRPLTLWQDLVNRAQNWYMKDLCEQTSSDLVALLHTFLAGWREQVRVLPTGQSPFTGVLSGIAPDGALRITTASGVATLSSGSYTLFPTTD
- a CDS encoding pyruvate carboxylase, which translates into the protein MQEKSFEQVLEELRGQPILVANRGIPARRIARSIREVFKGVPIMTATEVDKTAPFTTGAQELLLLGSSPQAYLDVDLIIRRAKARGVKAIHPGWGFASEDEAFPEKCRAAGLVFIGPPSRPMHILGNKVQVRNLAKEHGVPVVPGSDGAVSIDEARRIAEDIDFPIMLKAEGGGGGRGIYEVYQQSELERAFAKASSLAQASFGNPRLYVEKLLTSIRHIEIQVIADQHGNVFAFDERDCTVQRNHQKLVEITPSPWPVMTEELRERLKEYSRRLVSAVGYHSLATVEFLVDMEGNPYLIEVNTRLQVEHGITECRYGIDLVEEQIAVAFGAKLRLDDAKPCPGNHALQVRINCEDPQDGFAPNAGRITRYLSPGGQGVRVDSCLAAGYEFPSQYDSAASLLIAYGRDWSKVLGVMERALSEYVISGVKTTISFHQRIIANPQFRSGDYDTTFVGKTPQLLEYVSKEAEAQRLGRLVCEISAYGHNPFVQLGEYRGRSDKRLGALDVVQPEVDFDAIESPYPRGDRQALLDYVRDTEHVHFTDTTTRDITQSNSGNRFRLAEDRLIGPYLDNCGFFSLENGGGAHFHVAMLANMTYPFTEAREWNEFAPKTPKQILIRSTNVLGYKPQPKNLMQRTGEMICEHYDIIRCFDFLNHIENMRPFAEVAANTRGNVFEPALSLSWTKGFDVDHYMQATEAVVRLMADVTGKDPRQATRVFSLGLKDMAGVCPPRFIRELVRRIRSTYPELVVHYHRHYTDGLFVPAVGAAAEAGAHIVDTAIGATVRWYGQGEVLSTAAYIEDEIGRATNLNKDMIRDCNFVAKQIMPYYDRYTAPYFQGIDYDVVEHGMPGGATSSSQEGAMKQGYIHLLPYMLRFLAGTRKIVRYHDVTPGSQITWNTAFLAVTGAFKRDGEKGVQRLLRILESVVTTPEDSLSEALRKARLELYQDSNDAFRQLLLGRYGKLPLGFPPDWVYESAFGKEYTTALEKRTEESPLTYLQDMDLDKEREALHKAIGREPSQEEVVMYCNHPGDALKTIDFRHQYGDPNQLPLHAWFEGLQDGEEIYFNDRHGKPHHLLVRDVTDPDESGVSVVRYALDSESFTLPVQVAEPSGKSNTDVERADPNDPYQVAAPSNGDLWVMHVQPGEQVRKGEELFNISIMKQEKAVVAPIDGIVERVVKTADYMDDKKMVPVKEGELLVVLAPPKRTCLECGEPFPKENCTFCPSCGTRCAS